In the Desulfurispora thermophila DSM 16022 genome, CCGGTCCCCAGGTGGGTATCATTACCGACGATGTACACACCAAGGCCAGGATTGTCAAAATCACCGGTGACCGTCTGCAACAAGAGCTGGCTGCGGGCAATATTGTGGTGGTGGCCGGTTTTCAGGGTGTTAATGAAGCCAACGATATCACCACGCTGGGCCGCGGCGGCTCCGACACCACGGCAGTTGCCCTGGCCGCCGCCCTCAAAGCCGACGTGTGTGAGATATACACCGATGTGGATGGCGTATTTACCGCGGATCCGCGCCTTGTTCCTACCGCCCGTAAACTGGGAGAAATCTCATACGACGAAATGCTGGAGCTGGCCAATCTGGGCGCCCAGGTTTTGCATCCCCGCTCAGTTGAATGCGCCAAGCTTTACGGCCTGACCATTCACGTCCGCAGCAGCTTTCACAACCAGGAAGGTACTTATGTCAGGGAGGTTGCCAAAATGGAAAAACCGCTGGTAGTAACCGGTATTGCTCACGACCTGAACGTGGCCCGCATCGGCCTTTTTGATGTGCCAGACAAACCGGGCGTCGCCTGGCGCATTTTTGCCGCCCTGGCGAGTGAAAACATAAATGTGGATATGATTATTCAGAGTGCCATGCGCAATAACCAGAACAACATCGCCTTCACCGTGGCCAAGACCGACCTGGCCAAAGCCCTGGCAGTAGTGGAAAGGATCAAAGACGACGTAGGCATCAAGAGCTTCACATATGACGATGATGTGGCCAAAGTATCCATAGTGGGGGCCGGTATGGTCACCAACCCCGGCGTGGCCGCCATGATGTTTGAGGCCCTGGCTAAAAGGAATATTAATCTGGAAATGATTACTACATCGGAAATAAAGGTTTCCTGTATTGTTAAGGCGCAGCATGCCAGGGAGGCAGTACAGGCCTTGCATGAAATGTTTGCCCTGGCCACGATGTAACTAATATTGGAGATAGCTTTTCTTGCTATTGAACAAAGCTTATCACACACAACAACCGGTCAGTAACCTGACCGGTTGTTGTGTTGTTGCAGAGAAAAGGCCTGCAAATTGCAAGCCAAATTGCAACATTTCTGCCATATTATTAATTGTTGAAAAACATTGGTAGAAGCTCGTGTCCCTTCTTTACAAAGTGACCCGTCTGAGCAGCAATGGTCTCGTTGAAGCAGGGCGTCCCGCCTGGAATAACAGTGGCAGTGGAACGATAAATGACAAAGGGTACCGGATCGGCTGTGTGAGTGCGCTT is a window encoding:
- a CDS encoding aspartate kinase, with product MLVVQKYGGSSVANPERIKNVARRVVDTRRQGHDLVVVVSAMGDTTDELIDLMKQISAQPPEREMDMLLSTGEQISIALLATAIGELGEKVISLTGPQVGIITDDVHTKARIVKITGDRLQQELAAGNIVVVAGFQGVNEANDITTLGRGGSDTTAVALAAALKADVCEIYTDVDGVFTADPRLVPTARKLGEISYDEMLELANLGAQVLHPRSVECAKLYGLTIHVRSSFHNQEGTYVREVAKMEKPLVVTGIAHDLNVARIGLFDVPDKPGVAWRIFAALASENINVDMIIQSAMRNNQNNIAFTVAKTDLAKALAVVERIKDDVGIKSFTYDDDVAKVSIVGAGMVTNPGVAAMMFEALAKRNINLEMITTSEIKVSCIVKAQHAREAVQALHEMFALATM